From a region of the Constantimarinum furrinae genome:
- a CDS encoding DUF6787 family protein, translating to MKKLKERWNIETNWQLMIIFVVFAVTGSTSAKFAGPTTDFFGITKEMGWYIYWPFRILVIFPLYQVLLVFFGWLYGQYDFFWNFEKKMLRAMKLGFLIKN from the coding sequence TTGAAAAAATTAAAAGAACGCTGGAACATCGAGACTAACTGGCAATTAATGATTATTTTTGTGGTGTTCGCCGTTACCGGCAGTACATCGGCCAAATTCGCAGGTCCGACTACAGATTTCTTCGGCATCACTAAAGAAATGGGCTGGTATATTTATTGGCCGTTTAGGATACTTGTCATTTTTCCTTTATATCAGGTTTTGCTGGTATTTTTTGGATGGTTGTACGGACAATATGATTTTTTTTGGAACTTTGAAAAGAAAATGCTTAGAGCAATGAAATTAGGATTTCTAATTAAAAATTAA
- a CDS encoding DUF6146 family protein, producing the protein MKYLIFVLGISLGIYSCNSGKATMSSAEDMSEMKNDTIRIANEELEYEIIILEQGFDRYMSTQPPESYYSVTFLERKNQFYVMEYNRRVQDIKYSRILYPQTIEYNPNIRYGLEVNYLLYHYFQFFETKYKQRLL; encoded by the coding sequence ATGAAATATTTAATTTTTGTTTTAGGAATTTCACTCGGCATTTACAGCTGTAACTCAGGAAAAGCAACGATGAGCTCGGCCGAAGATATGAGTGAAATGAAAAATGACACTATACGTATTGCTAACGAAGAACTGGAGTACGAGATCATAATTTTAGAACAGGGTTTCGATCGCTACATGAGCACACAGCCACCGGAGAGCTATTATTCTGTGACCTTCTTAGAACGTAAGAATCAGTTTTATGTGATGGAATACAACCGCCGTGTTCAGGATATAAAATACAGCCGAATTTTATACCCTCAAACTATAGAATACAATCCGAATATCCGATACGGTCTGGAAGTTAATTATCTTCTATATCACTATTTTCAGTTTTTTGAAACTAAATACAAACAACGACTCCTTTGA
- a CDS encoding DUF937 domain-containing protein — translation MAGIMDLLNSDLGRQIVSGVSNETRQPEDKTASVVAMAIPLLMGAMKRNANTPQGAQGLMNALNNKHDGSILDNLGGLFGGGVNEDVKIDGLGILGHVLGGSQDNVVGALSKKSGMDSNSVMQILTVLAPIVLGYLGKQQRQKSIKSQGALDGLLGGMLGGGSTSQQKQQSLIESLLDGDGDGSVVDDIAGMVLGGGSKKGGLLGGLFGR, via the coding sequence ATGGCAGGTATAATGGATTTATTAAATAGTGATCTGGGAAGACAGATCGTTAGCGGAGTAAGTAACGAAACTCGTCAGCCGGAGGATAAAACCGCTTCGGTTGTCGCAATGGCAATACCGCTTTTAATGGGAGCCATGAAACGAAATGCCAATACTCCTCAAGGTGCCCAAGGTTTAATGAACGCTTTAAATAATAAACACGACGGAAGCATACTGGATAATCTTGGCGGACTTTTTGGCGGAGGTGTTAATGAGGATGTGAAGATCGATGGTTTGGGAATCCTTGGCCATGTTCTGGGAGGTTCACAGGATAATGTTGTGGGCGCTTTATCTAAAAAATCGGGTATGGATAGCAACTCAGTAATGCAGATCCTAACCGTACTGGCTCCTATTGTTCTTGGATATCTTGGAAAACAACAACGTCAAAAAAGTATAAAATCTCAAGGTGCTTTAGATGGCCTTCTTGGGGGGATGCTAGGTGGTGGTAGTACATCACAACAAAAACAACAATCGCTAATTGAAAGCTTACTCGATGGTGATGGTGACGGTAGTGTTGTGGATGATATCGCCGGAATGGTGTTGGGTGGAGGCTCTAAGAAAGGCGGACTGTTGGGAGGACTTTTTGGCCGATAG
- a CDS encoding D-2-hydroxyacid dehydrogenase, translating into MKVLANDGISKSGIEALENAGFEVITVSVAQEQLINYINENNIDVILVRSATQVRKNIIDACPGLKIIGRGGVGMDNIDVEYAREKGLKVINTPAASSASVAELVFAHLFGGVRFLFDANRNMPLEGDTKFKELKKSYASGRELRGKTIGIIGFGRIGREVAKIALGCGMKVIASDNHVGEADITLDFYDGQEITLKIKTEPVSELIKHSDFITLHVPAQKDYIIGKTQIEQMKDGAAIINAARGGVIDEKALIEALESGKLSFAALDTFEEEPTPALKVLMNGNISLSPHIGAATAEAQDRIGTELAEQIINILEKV; encoded by the coding sequence ATGAAAGTATTAGCCAACGACGGAATCTCAAAAAGTGGAATTGAAGCTCTTGAAAATGCAGGTTTTGAAGTTATCACAGTAAGTGTTGCACAAGAACAGCTTATCAATTATATAAATGAGAACAATATAGACGTTATTTTGGTTCGTAGCGCGACACAGGTTAGAAAGAACATAATCGATGCATGTCCAGGTCTTAAGATCATTGGTCGCGGAGGCGTGGGAATGGACAATATTGACGTGGAATACGCTCGTGAAAAGGGATTGAAAGTGATCAATACACCGGCAGCCTCGTCTGCTTCTGTAGCTGAACTGGTTTTCGCACATCTATTTGGTGGCGTTCGCTTCCTCTTTGATGCAAACCGTAATATGCCGTTGGAAGGAGACACCAAGTTTAAAGAGTTAAAGAAAAGCTATGCTTCGGGAAGAGAATTAAGAGGTAAAACCATTGGTATTATTGGTTTCGGAAGAATTGGTCGCGAAGTGGCTAAGATCGCTCTGGGCTGTGGTATGAAAGTTATCGCGAGTGATAATCACGTAGGTGAAGCAGACATCACCCTCGATTTTTACGACGGACAGGAGATCACATTAAAAATAAAAACAGAGCCTGTTTCAGAATTGATCAAACACAGTGATTTTATTACGCTTCATGTTCCAGCACAGAAGGATTATATCATCGGAAAGACCCAAATAGAACAAATGAAGGATGGTGCAGCTATCATAAATGCTGCCCGTGGTGGGGTAATCGATGAAAAAGCACTAATAGAAGCTTTGGAAAGCGGAAAGTTATCTTTTGCTGCCCTGGATACTTTTGAAGAAGAACCCACCCCGGCGCTCAAAGTCCTTATGAACGGAAACATTTCGTTAAGTCCTCATATTGGAGCTGCTACTGCGGAGGCTCAGGATAGAATTGGAACCGAGCTCGCAGAGCAGATCATTAATATCCTGGAAAAAGTATAA
- the serC gene encoding 3-phosphoserine/phosphohydroxythreonine transaminase has translation MKKHNFSAGPCILPQSVLKKASEAVINFNGLDLSLIEISHRSKDFVEVMDSARALALEHLGLHNKGYQALFLQGGASMEFLMVAYNLLEKKAAYLNTGTWADKAIKEAKLFGEIVEVASSKDQNFNYIPKNYSIPADADYFHCTSNNTIFGTQLKRFPETDATLVCDMSSDIFSRVLDFSKFDLIYAGAQKNMGPAGTTLVVIKESILGRVSRAIPSMLDYKVHIAKESMFNTPAVFPVYVSMLTLQWLKDMGGIPAIEKINNQKADLLYSEIDRNPLFKGFVTENQDRSNMNATFNLTNEAVKDSFDAMWKEAGINGLNGHRSVGGYRASMYNALPLESVQVLVDVMKELERKS, from the coding sequence ATGAAAAAGCATAATTTTAGCGCCGGGCCTTGTATCCTGCCTCAATCCGTTCTGAAAAAAGCTTCTGAAGCGGTAATTAATTTTAACGGTCTGGATCTTTCGTTGATCGAGATCTCTCATCGAAGTAAAGATTTCGTCGAAGTTATGGATTCGGCTAGAGCGCTGGCACTGGAGCATTTAGGACTTCATAATAAAGGGTATCAAGCACTGTTTCTGCAAGGAGGAGCCAGTATGGAATTCTTAATGGTTGCTTACAATCTGCTTGAAAAAAAGGCAGCATATTTAAATACCGGAACATGGGCCGACAAGGCTATCAAGGAAGCAAAGTTATTTGGAGAGATAGTTGAAGTAGCATCATCTAAAGATCAAAACTTCAATTATATACCTAAAAATTATTCTATTCCTGCAGATGCTGATTATTTTCATTGTACGAGCAATAACACCATCTTCGGAACTCAGTTAAAACGGTTTCCTGAAACCGATGCCACATTGGTGTGCGATATGAGTAGTGATATATTTTCAAGGGTGTTGGACTTCTCTAAATTCGATCTTATCTACGCAGGTGCTCAGAAAAACATGGGACCGGCCGGAACAACGCTGGTTGTTATTAAAGAATCTATCCTCGGTAGGGTTTCCAGAGCAATCCCATCTATGCTGGATTATAAGGTACATATAGCGAAAGAAAGTATGTTTAATACTCCGGCAGTTTTTCCGGTCTATGTTTCTATGCTTACCCTTCAGTGGCTCAAAGATATGGGGGGAATTCCTGCCATTGAAAAAATTAACAACCAAAAAGCCGATCTCTTGTATTCTGAAATAGACAGAAACCCTTTATTTAAAGGATTTGTCACCGAGAACCAAGACCGGTCTAATATGAATGCCACCTTTAATCTTACCAATGAAGCCGTAAAAGATTCATTTGATGCGATGTGGAAGGAAGCAGGCATCAACGGTCTTAACGGACACAGAAGCGTAGGCGGATACCGGGCTTCGATGTACAATGCCTTACCGCTGGAAAGTGTTCAGGTATTGGTAGATGTGATGAAAGAATTAGAGCGCAAGTCATAG
- a CDS encoding acyl-CoA reductase, whose protein sequence is MQLQQRINAFATLGSFLGQFASEGAIKNPQIPANESYFERMLQQLQSAKDHNGWFTRDNLRFACASWSEALSEENLKKWTSKYNFKNGAPKTIAVIMAGNIPLVGFHDFISVLISGNQILIKQSSNDDQILPLLSEYLQIIEPQFQGRITITKDKLSDFDAVIATGSNNTARYFDHYFSRYPHIIRKNRNSVAVLTGGETPAQLQALADDIFTYFGLGCRNVSKLFVPEDYNFDDFFNAVFEKKDIIQHNKYINNYDYNKAVYLMSGIQLLDNEFLLLKEDASYSSPISVVFYEYYSDTKSLRDKLAANSERIQCIVSDSGISNEINFGKAQTPQLWDYADGVDTLDFLLKLS, encoded by the coding sequence ATGCAATTACAACAAAGAATTAACGCATTTGCTACCTTGGGTTCATTTTTAGGACAATTTGCTTCGGAAGGCGCTATTAAAAATCCGCAAATTCCTGCAAATGAGTCATATTTTGAACGTATGCTTCAGCAATTGCAATCGGCAAAAGATCACAACGGCTGGTTTACTCGGGACAATCTGCGCTTTGCGTGTGCATCCTGGTCTGAAGCCCTTTCCGAAGAAAACTTGAAAAAGTGGACCTCGAAGTACAATTTTAAGAATGGTGCCCCAAAGACGATAGCCGTGATCATGGCGGGGAATATTCCTTTGGTGGGCTTTCACGATTTTATATCGGTCCTCATCTCCGGCAATCAAATCCTTATAAAACAATCATCCAACGACGATCAGATACTACCACTGCTTTCAGAATATCTGCAAATTATTGAACCCCAATTTCAGGGTAGGATAACGATCACTAAAGATAAATTGAGTGATTTTGACGCGGTGATCGCGACAGGAAGCAACAATACCGCAAGATATTTTGATCATTATTTTTCGAGATATCCGCATATCATTAGGAAAAACCGTAATTCGGTTGCTGTATTAACAGGTGGTGAGACCCCGGCACAACTGCAAGCTCTGGCCGATGATATTTTTACGTACTTCGGACTCGGTTGTAGAAACGTTTCTAAATTGTTTGTCCCGGAAGACTATAATTTTGATGATTTCTTTAATGCCGTATTTGAGAAAAAGGACATTATTCAGCATAATAAATACATCAATAATTACGATTACAACAAGGCCGTATACCTCATGAGTGGGATCCAATTGCTGGATAATGAATTTCTGTTACTGAAGGAAGATGCGAGCTACTCCTCGCCTATTTCTGTTGTCTTTTATGAATATTACAGCGATACGAAGTCGCTACGTGACAAGCTTGCCGCGAATTCTGAAAGGATACAATGTATTGTATCAGATTCTGGAATATCGAACGAAATTAACTTCGGCAAAGCGCAAACGCCACAGTTGTGGGATTATGCCGATGGTGTTGATACTCTGGACTTTTTGTTGAAACTATCTTGA
- a CDS encoding 4Fe-4S dicluster domain-containing protein: MAIIITDECINCGACEPECPNTAIYEGADDWRYADGTDLEGTVVLPNGKQVDANETQEPVSDEIYYIVPDKCTECKGFHEEPQCAAVCPVDCCVPDEDHVESEETLLAKQSFMHKE, encoded by the coding sequence ATGGCAATCATAATAACAGATGAATGTATCAATTGCGGAGCCTGTGAACCCGAATGCCCTAACACGGCAATCTACGAAGGTGCCGATGATTGGCGTTATGCAGATGGAACAGATCTGGAGGGAACTGTAGTACTTCCGAATGGAAAACAGGTAGATGCCAATGAGACTCAGGAGCCTGTAAGTGATGAAATTTATTATATAGTTCCCGATAAGTGTACCGAATGTAAAGGCTTCCATGAAGAGCCTCAATGTGCTGCTGTTTGTCCGGTAGATTGCTGTGTCCCGGATGAGGATCACGTAGAAAGTGAAGAAACCTTATTGGCTAAACAGTCCTTTATGCATAAAGAATAA
- a CDS encoding alpha/beta hydrolase — MPTWLHIVIWILVVYIVISIVLYYVQDYFLFKPEKLPRDYEFYYENQVVKEYNLETRDGAVINGLHFCVKHPKGVVLYLKGNSKSIKGWGKFAVDFTRHGYDVIMVDYRGFGKSSGKRSQKAIKRDLQYVYDKIREQVAEKYIILYGRSLGSGFATKLASMNNPKMLILDAPYYSLTKVTGRYMPFMPLSIIMRYPMPTYKWLKYVNCPVHIIHGTKDNLIPFKTSVKLSQIKPKLTRLYPIIGGGHKNLNNFESYHRMLGEIITSEPQKIDLESTSLGVKHSAGN, encoded by the coding sequence ATGCCTACTTGGTTACACATAGTTATTTGGATACTCGTGGTATATATTGTAATAAGCATAGTCTTGTATTATGTACAGGATTATTTTTTGTTTAAACCTGAAAAATTACCTCGAGATTATGAGTTCTATTATGAAAATCAAGTAGTTAAAGAATACAACCTCGAAACCCGAGATGGGGCAGTGATAAACGGACTTCACTTTTGTGTGAAACATCCCAAAGGCGTTGTGTTATATTTAAAGGGAAATTCTAAGAGTATTAAAGGGTGGGGCAAATTTGCTGTTGATTTCACCAGACATGGCTACGATGTGATCATGGTCGATTACCGGGGCTTTGGTAAAAGTAGTGGAAAGCGTTCCCAAAAAGCGATTAAAAGAGATCTTCAATATGTATATGACAAGATACGGGAGCAGGTGGCCGAAAAGTATATTATTCTTTATGGTCGTTCATTGGGTTCAGGATTTGCAACCAAACTCGCTTCAATGAACAATCCCAAAATGCTTATTCTGGATGCTCCTTATTACAGCCTTACCAAAGTTACCGGCAGATACATGCCATTTATGCCACTTTCTATCATTATGCGCTACCCCATGCCTACATATAAATGGCTGAAATATGTAAACTGCCCGGTTCATATCATACATGGAACGAAGGATAATCTTATTCCCTTTAAAACCAGTGTAAAATTATCTCAGATTAAACCGAAGCTCACTCGATTATATCCCATTATCGGCGGCGGTCATAAAAATTTAAACAATTTTGAATCCTATCACAGAATGTTGGGCGAGATCATCACTTCAGAGCCACAGAAGATCGATCTTGAATCCACAAGTCTAGGAGTAAAACATTCGGCAGGAAATTAG
- a CDS encoding alpha/beta hydrolase — translation MKSVIKLVLFIFSAALLFIMGIYLLQEKIIFQPTPLPQDHQYVLDVPFTEFFIESNDGARLNGLHLKVEDPKGMIVYYHGNAGDLQRWGEICSFFLQFHYDVLVMDYRTYGKSTGKLTEKNLYSDAQLFYDKAKEDFSEENIVIYGRSLGASIATKIASENEPSQLILETPFYSLTDLVKDKFKILPVSKLLKYRFPSSTFIKSVSCPVTILHGTADGVVPYESGLKLFNSISNKPRTLVTIEGGGHNDLINFDTYSTAIQNALQ, via the coding sequence ATGAAAAGCGTTATAAAACTTGTACTTTTTATATTTTCGGCCGCCTTACTTTTTATTATGGGAATATACCTGCTTCAGGAAAAGATCATTTTTCAGCCTACACCCTTGCCTCAGGACCATCAATATGTTCTGGATGTTCCATTTACTGAATTCTTCATAGAATCTAACGATGGAGCCCGGCTAAACGGCCTGCATTTAAAGGTCGAAGATCCAAAGGGTATGATCGTATACTATCACGGAAATGCCGGCGACCTGCAACGATGGGGCGAGATTTGTTCTTTTTTTCTTCAATTTCATTATGACGTACTAGTAATGGATTACCGGACCTATGGCAAGAGTACAGGGAAGTTAACCGAAAAGAATCTTTATAGCGATGCGCAATTATTCTATGATAAGGCAAAAGAAGATTTTTCTGAAGAAAATATTGTCATTTACGGTCGCTCTCTGGGCGCTTCCATAGCCACTAAGATCGCTTCTGAGAATGAACCTTCTCAATTGATCCTGGAAACACCGTTTTATTCGCTTACCGATCTGGTAAAGGACAAATTTAAGATCCTTCCGGTGAGTAAGTTGTTAAAATATCGTTTTCCATCCTCGACTTTTATTAAGAGTGTTTCATGCCCTGTTACGATTTTACACGGTACAGCCGACGGTGTAGTTCCTTACGAGTCGGGTTTAAAATTATTCAATTCCATTTCGAATAAACCCCGGACTTTAGTCACCATTGAAGGAGGCGGACATAATGATCTTATAAATTTTGATACCTATAGCACGGCAATTCAAAATGCATTGCAATAA
- the ychF gene encoding redox-regulated ATPase YchF encodes MKAGIVGLPNVGKSTLFNCLSNAKAQSANFPFCTIEPNIGVVNVPDERLVKLEELVNPERVVPATVEIVDIAGLVKGASKGEGLGNQFLGNIRETDAILHVLRCFDNDNIVHVDGSVDPVRDKETIDIELQLKDLETTEKKLEKVKRAARTGNKEAQKEEAALQKVLKGLESGISVRAIELTPSEREDYIDQMQFITDKPVMYVCNVDESAAATGNAYVDKVKEAVAHENAEVLVLAVGTEADITELETFEERQLFLEDLGLEEPGSAKLIRGAYRLLNLQTYFTAGVKEVRAWTIPVGSTAPQAAGVIHTDFEKGFIRAEVIKYSDFETLGSEAKVKEAGKLSVEGKEYIVQDGDVMHFRFNV; translated from the coding sequence ATGAAAGCCGGAATAGTAGGATTACCAAATGTAGGGAAATCTACCCTGTTTAATTGTCTGTCTAATGCAAAAGCGCAAAGTGCAAACTTTCCCTTTTGTACCATAGAGCCGAACATAGGAGTAGTTAATGTTCCCGATGAACGCCTGGTGAAACTTGAAGAATTGGTAAATCCGGAGCGAGTTGTTCCCGCTACAGTAGAGATCGTCGATATTGCCGGACTCGTAAAGGGAGCGAGTAAGGGCGAAGGTCTTGGAAATCAGTTTCTGGGCAATATTCGTGAAACCGATGCCATTCTCCATGTACTCCGGTGTTTTGATAATGATAATATAGTTCATGTAGACGGAAGTGTGGATCCTGTTCGTGATAAGGAAACCATCGATATAGAACTACAGTTAAAAGACCTTGAAACCACCGAAAAAAAGCTTGAAAAAGTAAAACGCGCTGCTCGAACCGGTAATAAGGAGGCTCAAAAAGAAGAAGCAGCACTTCAAAAAGTGCTCAAGGGACTTGAATCCGGAATTTCTGTGAGAGCTATAGAGCTAACTCCTTCTGAGCGGGAAGACTATATCGATCAGATGCAGTTTATAACCGATAAGCCTGTGATGTATGTGTGTAATGTTGATGAAAGTGCTGCTGCTACCGGAAATGCCTATGTAGATAAGGTAAAAGAGGCTGTAGCCCATGAAAATGCCGAAGTTCTGGTGCTCGCTGTTGGAACTGAAGCCGATATCACCGAACTGGAAACTTTCGAAGAACGTCAGTTATTTTTGGAAGATCTAGGACTGGAAGAGCCCGGTTCGGCAAAACTTATCCGAGGAGCCTATCGATTATTAAATCTTCAAACCTATTTTACCGCAGGAGTAAAAGAAGTTCGCGCATGGACCATTCCTGTGGGGTCTACTGCGCCTCAGGCCGCAGGTGTGATTCACACCGATTTTGAAAAAGGTTTTATTAGGGCAGAGGTTATAAAGTACTCCGATTTCGAAACTCTGGGTAGTGAAGCCAAGGTTAAGGAAGCCGGAAAGTTAAGCGTTGAGGGTAAAGAGTATATCGTACAGGATGGTGATGTAATGCACTTCCGTTTTAATGTTTAA
- a CDS encoding phosphatase PAP2 family protein, which yields MKKYILLPAFLLVFICSNAQESDSPYQLDWTTDAIWTGLGLAGSAGGLLLIQNKDDMTMEEFNNLNIDDINGIDRWAAGNHSESASNLSDIPFGISFATPFVFLFDDKMNDHTGQIAVLYLETLGTTATMYTLTAGLIDRSRPYVYDDSGDTPLERRLSNNGQRSFYAGHVAASAAATFFAAKVYSDFNPDSPAKPWIWAGAATVPAVVAYLRIEAGQHFLTDVTLGYVLGAATGILVPELHKKKNDNISIYPVSGESRTGDRYKAMTMRITF from the coding sequence ATGAAAAAATACATACTACTACCCGCCTTTTTATTAGTCTTTATATGTTCGAACGCTCAGGAATCCGACTCGCCTTATCAGCTGGACTGGACCACTGATGCTATCTGGACCGGCCTTGGTCTTGCCGGTAGCGCCGGAGGTTTGCTTCTTATTCAGAATAAGGATGATATGACCATGGAGGAATTTAACAACCTCAATATCGATGATATCAACGGTATTGATCGCTGGGCTGCCGGAAACCATTCTGAAAGTGCCAGTAATCTTAGCGATATTCCATTTGGAATTTCCTTTGCTACTCCATTTGTATTCCTATTCGATGATAAAATGAATGACCATACCGGACAAATTGCCGTCCTGTATCTGGAGACATTGGGTACTACGGCTACCATGTACACCCTTACGGCCGGGTTAATAGACCGTTCACGTCCTTATGTCTACGACGACAGTGGAGACACCCCGTTAGAAAGACGACTTTCCAATAACGGTCAGCGTTCCTTCTATGCCGGTCACGTTGCGGCTTCAGCGGCTGCGACTTTCTTTGCAGCAAAGGTTTACAGCGATTTTAATCCCGATTCACCTGCAAAACCTTGGATCTGGGCAGGAGCTGCCACAGTTCCTGCGGTTGTAGCCTATCTGCGTATAGAAGCTGGACAACATTTTTTAACCGATGTAACGCTTGGATATGTTCTTGGAGCAGCTACAGGAATACTCGTACCCGAACTGCACAAAAAGAAAAATGACAATATCTCAATTTACCCTGTTAGCGGTGAAAGTCGCACTGGAGATCGATATAAAGCGATGACGATGCGGATTACGTTTTAG